A stretch of Fluviicola sp. DNA encodes these proteins:
- the ffh gene encoding signal recognition particle protein, translated as MFDNLTDKFERAFKVLKGQGQITEINVAETLKEVRRALLDADVNFKTAKDFTVRVKDKAMGANVLTAISPSQLMVKICHEELVELMGGNESEIQIQGAPGIVLMSGLQGSGKTTFSGKLANYLKTKKNKKPLLVACDVYRPAAIDQLHVLGEQLGIEVYSNKEEKDPVKIATEAINHARSKGFNVVIVDTAGRLAVDEAMMDEIARVKEAIKPTETLFVVDSMTGQDAVNTAKAFNDRINFDGVVLTKLDGDTRGGAALSIKTVVDKPIKFVGTGEKMDALDVFYPKRMADRILGMGDVVSLVERAQEQFNEEEARKLQKRIQKDQFDFNDFLGQIQQIKKMGNVKDLMGMIPGMGKAVKDVDIQDDAFKHIEAIIYSMTPKERANPSIMNGQRKNRIAAGSGTNIQEVNKLLKQFEDTKKMMKMMSNPKNMMGMMKQMKGMRGGMPGM; from the coding sequence ATGTTTGATAATCTTACCGATAAGTTTGAACGCGCCTTTAAAGTTCTGAAAGGACAAGGACAAATTACTGAAATTAACGTAGCTGAAACACTGAAAGAAGTTCGCAGAGCTTTGTTGGATGCCGACGTGAACTTTAAAACTGCCAAAGATTTCACCGTTCGCGTGAAAGATAAGGCAATGGGTGCAAACGTGTTAACAGCTATTTCCCCAAGCCAGTTGATGGTGAAGATCTGCCACGAAGAGTTGGTGGAATTGATGGGTGGAAACGAAAGTGAAATCCAGATCCAGGGAGCTCCGGGAATCGTATTGATGTCAGGACTTCAGGGTTCGGGTAAAACAACTTTCTCCGGTAAGTTGGCGAACTACCTGAAAACGAAAAAGAATAAGAAACCTTTGTTGGTTGCCTGTGACGTTTACCGTCCGGCGGCGATTGATCAGTTGCACGTGCTTGGAGAGCAGCTTGGAATTGAGGTTTATTCGAATAAAGAAGAAAAAGATCCGGTTAAAATTGCAACGGAAGCAATCAATCATGCCCGAAGCAAAGGCTTCAATGTGGTGATCGTCGATACTGCGGGCCGTTTGGCTGTCGATGAAGCGATGATGGATGAGATTGCACGTGTAAAAGAAGCAATCAAACCAACGGAAACACTATTCGTAGTGGATTCCATGACAGGTCAGGATGCCGTGAATACTGCAAAAGCATTCAACGACCGCATCAATTTCGATGGAGTTGTTTTAACGAAATTGGATGGTGATACACGCGGTGGAGCTGCGTTATCGATCAAGACAGTTGTAGACAAACCGATCAAGTTTGTGGGTACGGGAGAGAAGATGGACGCATTGGATGTGTTTTATCCGAAACGTATGGCTGACCGTATTTTGGGAATGGGTGACGTGGTTTCCTTGGTGGAACGTGCCCAGGAACAATTCAACGAAGAAGAAGCGCGCAAACTTCAGAAACGCATCCAGAAAGATCAGTTCGATTTCAATGACTTCCTGGGTCAGATCCAGCAGATCAAGAAAATGGGGAACGTGAAAGACTTGATGGGAATGATCCCGGGAATGGGAAAAGCGGTTAAAGATGTGGATATCCAGGACGACGCATTCAAGCACATCGAAGCAATCATCTACTCCATGACTCCGAAAGAACGTGCAAATCCATCCATCATGAATGGCCAGCGCAAAAACCGCATAGCTGCAGGTTCCGGAACAAATATCCAGGAAGTGAATAAATTGCTCAAGCAGTTCGAGGATACGAAGAAAATGATGAAAATGATGAGCAATCCGAAGAACATGATGGGCATGATGAAGCAGATGAAGGGAATGCGTGGCGGAATGCCGGGTATGTAG
- a CDS encoding rhodanese-like domain-containing protein — translation MAPKTFWDSIQNKQNQLLDVRTPGEYGQGHIAGAFQADWNNFEQFKERTASLDKHKPLYVYCLAGSRSAAAQKWLKKEGFETVINLQGGMNAWNLEELPVEGKKEVKLITFQEFAASLPKDKTVLVDVGAEWCPPCKKMSPVVSEIAKEYEVIYVDGGSQTQLARDLKADSFPTFIAFKNGEEVKRISGACSEEALRKILE, via the coding sequence TTGGCTCCTAAAACCTTTTGGGATTCGATCCAAAACAAGCAAAACCAATTGCTGGATGTCCGCACTCCGGGCGAATATGGCCAGGGACATATTGCAGGTGCATTCCAGGCCGATTGGAACAATTTCGAGCAATTCAAAGAACGTACGGCTTCACTGGATAAGCACAAACCGCTTTATGTCTATTGCCTGGCAGGATCCAGAAGTGCCGCTGCTCAGAAATGGCTGAAGAAAGAAGGGTTTGAAACGGTTATTAACCTGCAGGGCGGAATGAATGCCTGGAACCTGGAAGAGCTTCCGGTTGAAGGAAAAAAGGAAGTCAAACTAATCACTTTCCAGGAGTTTGCAGCCTCACTTCCGAAAGACAAAACAGTGCTTGTGGATGTTGGTGCAGAATGGTGTCCGCCTTGTAAAAAAATGAGCCCCGTAGTTTCTGAAATTGCTAAAGAATATGAGGTGATTTATGTAGACGGAGGTTCTCAGACACAGTTGGCCAGGGATTTGAAGGCGGATTCGTTTCCAACGTTTATTGCTTTTAAAAACGGAGAAGAAGTGAAACGGATCAGTGGAGCTTGTTCGGAAGAAGCTCTCCGGAAAATACTGGAGTGA
- a CDS encoding gliding motility-associated C-terminal domain-containing protein: protein METVTVLVNNNSGVIMPSNTIQVYYRVDGGTIINQPLSSNLTAGASWNFSFSQKADLSACGAHILKVWVSRPGDVNHLNDTLVWTVQNDCPVVPGTVTSDITVCQGANAGTLSLSGWSYGTIINWESSTDAGATWNPLTGTTSPSYAYVNVTQNTQYHVVIDGGYCPDATSGYATVSVQVPAIPGTIAGADSLCENMATGVLTLSGNNQPPIQWEYSTNGGGTWTTVASASTTYNYTGLTNTTIYRVLVDGAICADAYSDTAMIYVDPVYPQTLLTGSDSLCITNATGFVTATGSFGTILNWEYSIDNGATWTGTGTTPTSLGYTNITQTTFYRVITEGGQCPDVISDTAIIYVQPLPGQPSIGPSDTVCASSVVGILNMTGMTTPVLNWDFSTDGGTTWTPIANSANTSYDYTGQSVTTLYRAQLDGGFCPDYYTDTAIIKLDNAPVVGVLNQSGTICEFGSEDLHVVGSVADSLFWEYSTDNGVTWQTISDSDTIDYNTFPITENVQFQVTALNGVCPPAVSNAVMIVMLPLPIANAGVDTSIYLGESVTLNGSGGITGIWMPGSTLSDSTSTNPVATPSVTTTYAYYVIDGNGCVGGDTVLITVMDPIQFNIRNVITMNNDNVNDTWNITGVEFFPMTSVKVFNQYGKVLYENEDYKNDWNGNYKGSKLPNGTYYYVVQKGGTEEEFKGTLTLLGNE, encoded by the coding sequence ATGGAGACAGTTACCGTTTTGGTAAATAATAATTCCGGTGTGATCATGCCATCCAATACGATCCAGGTTTATTACCGGGTTGACGGAGGTACGATTATCAATCAACCGCTATCGTCTAATTTAACAGCCGGTGCTTCCTGGAACTTCAGTTTTTCCCAAAAAGCCGATTTGTCCGCTTGTGGTGCACACATCCTGAAAGTATGGGTTTCGAGGCCGGGAGACGTCAATCATTTGAACGATACCCTGGTTTGGACTGTTCAGAACGACTGCCCGGTTGTGCCGGGAACCGTTACTTCAGATATCACGGTTTGCCAGGGAGCTAACGCGGGGACACTCTCTCTTTCGGGCTGGTCTTACGGAACAATTATAAACTGGGAATCGTCTACGGATGCCGGGGCTACTTGGAATCCTCTGACAGGAACAACCAGTCCGTCTTACGCTTATGTAAATGTTACTCAGAATACGCAATATCATGTTGTGATCGACGGTGGTTACTGTCCGGATGCAACTTCCGGTTATGCCACGGTATCGGTTCAGGTTCCGGCAATTCCGGGAACCATAGCGGGGGCAGATTCTTTGTGTGAGAACATGGCAACCGGCGTACTGACACTTTCAGGAAATAATCAGCCTCCTATCCAATGGGAATATTCCACAAACGGAGGAGGTACCTGGACAACGGTGGCGAGCGCTTCTACAACCTACAATTATACCGGACTGACCAATACAACTATTTACCGGGTGCTGGTAGACGGAGCAATTTGTGCGGATGCTTATTCGGATACGGCAATGATTTATGTGGATCCGGTTTATCCGCAAACACTATTAACCGGAAGTGATTCATTGTGTATTACCAATGCAACAGGTTTCGTTACTGCTACCGGTTCTTTCGGAACAATATTGAACTGGGAATATTCCATAGATAACGGGGCAACCTGGACCGGTACAGGAACTACGCCTACCAGTTTGGGGTATACCAATATCACCCAAACGACTTTTTACCGGGTAATTACAGAAGGTGGTCAATGTCCGGATGTGATTTCAGATACGGCAATTATTTATGTGCAGCCATTACCGGGTCAGCCGAGTATAGGGCCTTCAGATACGGTTTGTGCTTCTTCGGTAGTAGGAATCTTAAATATGACAGGTATGACGACCCCTGTTTTGAACTGGGATTTTTCAACCGATGGCGGAACAACCTGGACACCGATTGCAAATAGTGCGAATACATCATACGATTATACCGGTCAAAGTGTGACTACGCTTTACCGCGCACAATTGGACGGAGGTTTTTGCCCCGACTATTATACCGATACTGCGATCATTAAATTAGACAATGCTCCGGTTGTAGGTGTTTTAAATCAAAGCGGAACCATTTGTGAGTTCGGATCGGAAGATTTGCATGTGGTTGGTTCGGTAGCAGACTCTTTATTTTGGGAGTATTCTACAGACAACGGGGTAACCTGGCAAACCATCTCGGATTCGGATACCATTGATTATAACACATTCCCGATTACTGAAAATGTGCAATTCCAGGTAACAGCACTGAATGGTGTTTGTCCGCCTGCTGTTTCCAATGCGGTTATGATTGTCATGCTGCCATTGCCTATTGCCAATGCGGGAGTTGATACTTCGATCTATTTGGGAGAATCTGTTACTCTGAATGGCTCAGGCGGAATTACCGGTATCTGGATGCCGGGATCCACACTTTCTGATTCAACCAGTACGAACCCGGTTGCAACACCATCTGTCACAACAACTTATGCTTACTACGTAATTGATGGAAACGGATGTGTCGGAGGAGATACGGTATTGATTACAGTAATGGACCCGATCCAGTTCAATATCCGCAATGTCATTACCATGAATAACGATAATGTCAACGATACCTGGAATATTACCGGGGTTGAATTTTTCCCTATGACATCTGTGAAGGTGTTTAATCAGTACGGGAAAGTTCTTTATGAAAATGAGGATTACAAGAATGACTGGAATGGTAATTACAAAGGGTCTAAATTGCCCAACGGAACGTATTACTATGTTGTTCAGAAGGGAGGAACAGAGGAAGAATTTAAAGGAACGCTTACATTATTAGGAAATGAATAA
- a CDS encoding PorP/SprF family type IX secretion system membrane protein: MNKILLLCLCVWGGSLYGQQVPFYNHYLINPFVYNPASTGASDYVNASFVRNQRYSSFGSTAVNNYLTVDGPIAKGNMGLGLIVAHQNQGIQQQLMSSLNYSYKLKINEAHNIRFGVSAGVLDNRIDYNQINAQDINDPYLTGLRPTAPTFDMNVGLLYNWKDLRIGISVPQIIGGKVKYAREKSRGYYQLERHYMMSLEYDFHVNEKFIIRPNAVLRYMPNIPLQYDVTAMALYNNMVWASATYKSDYAVQFNAGVRVFDFLRVGYSYELLIGSMKTYNTGMNHEIFLGFSFKGKREKEIQIVEKEVRVPDDLAAKQRDSVQKLKDELEAQLKRLLEERAEKDRLQREKDSLANLAKVEKPVPVDTVKPRVTTPEVIPVAKGYSFVNLDKSQSPDGFYVITGVFSNRQNADLMLSKNLSEYPGSYLVINESNNYYYVVILYSLDQELASKTFNDYKTKKKQKVWILNYIKN; encoded by the coding sequence ATGAATAAAATACTATTATTGTGTCTTTGTGTGTGGGGAGGAAGTCTATATGGGCAACAAGTTCCTTTCTACAATCATTACCTGATAAATCCGTTTGTCTATAATCCTGCTTCAACAGGAGCAAGCGATTATGTAAATGCTAGTTTCGTGCGGAACCAGCGTTATTCGTCTTTTGGTTCTACCGCCGTAAATAACTACCTGACAGTTGACGGTCCTATCGCAAAAGGGAATATGGGATTGGGATTAATCGTTGCTCACCAGAACCAGGGAATTCAGCAGCAATTAATGTCCAGTTTGAATTACAGTTACAAATTGAAGATCAACGAGGCTCACAACATCCGGTTTGGTGTTTCAGCCGGAGTTTTGGATAATCGCATAGATTACAACCAGATCAATGCACAGGATATCAATGATCCGTATTTAACCGGATTGAGACCCACAGCTCCGACGTTCGATATGAACGTGGGGTTGTTGTATAATTGGAAAGATTTGAGAATCGGAATTTCAGTTCCGCAGATTATCGGAGGAAAGGTGAAGTATGCCCGCGAAAAGAGCAGGGGATATTACCAGTTGGAAAGACATTACATGATGTCCCTGGAGTATGATTTTCACGTGAATGAAAAATTCATTATCCGCCCGAATGCTGTTTTAAGATATATGCCGAATATTCCGCTTCAATACGATGTGACTGCCATGGCGCTTTATAACAACATGGTTTGGGCGTCGGCTACTTATAAATCCGATTATGCGGTGCAGTTCAACGCAGGTGTTCGCGTGTTTGATTTCCTGAGAGTAGGATATAGCTATGAATTGCTGATCGGTTCCATGAAGACGTACAATACCGGAATGAACCATGAGATTTTCTTAGGATTCTCTTTCAAAGGAAAAAGAGAGAAAGAAATTCAGATTGTGGAGAAAGAAGTTCGCGTACCGGATGATTTGGCGGCAAAACAGCGTGATTCTGTTCAGAAACTCAAAGATGAACTGGAAGCTCAATTGAAACGTTTGTTGGAAGAGCGTGCTGAAAAAGACCGTTTACAAAGAGAAAAAGACTCCCTGGCAAATTTAGCTAAAGTTGAAAAACCTGTTCCTGTTGATACTGTGAAACCAAGGGTTACCACCCCGGAAGTAATCCCGGTAGCAAAAGGATATAGTTTCGTGAATCTGGATAAAAGCCAGTCTCCGGATGGATTTTACGTGATTACGGGAGTTTTCTCGAACAGGCAAAATGCGGATCTCATGCTTTCGAAAAACCTGAGCGAATACCCGGGATCCTATTTGGTGATTAATGAATCGAACAATTACTACTATGTGGTAATCCTGTACTCTTTAGACCAGGAGTTGGCTTCGAAAACCTTTAATGACTACAAAACGAAGAAGAAACAAAAAGTTTGGATTTTAAATTACATAAAGAATTAG